GGCTGGAAAGGAAACCTTCATGATGAATCCACGGTTCGCGCTCGCCCTGAGGAGCGGGCGCCCGCTGGGTCTCACCGTGCGCTCTGTGGTGCTCGGCGCGGCGCTGGCTCTGCTGCTGCCGGCCTGCGGGGGCGCGACTCCCGCTGCCCGCACCGCGCCCTCTCCCAGCCCCAACGTGCGGCGAGCACTCGTGCTCGGCGGCGGCGGACCGACCGGTCGTGCCTTCGAGCTTGGTCTGCTGAAGGGGCTGCGTGATGCGGGCATCGATCTGACCCAGGCGGATCTCGTCGTCGGGACATCGGCCGGCGCCGTGCTCGGCTCGCAGATCCGCGCCGGCGAGTCGGTAGACACATTGTATGCTGCGCTGCTGGCGGACCCGAACAGCCCAAGCGTGGCACACGGTGACCCAGGCTATGACCCGGCGTATTTTCAACAGACGGTCCAACTAATCAATGGAGCGCCCGAGGTGACGCCGGCCCTGCGCATCGAGGTCGGCAAACGAGCGCTGGCAGCCGCGAAGGCGCTGTCAGAAGATACGCAGCTCCGCTTCATCGAGACTGACCTTGGGGGGCTCGTCCACGAATGGCCGGGCCAGCCCCTCAAGGTTGCAGCAGGCGATGTCGCGGACGGCACGATGCGGTTCTTCGACAGCACCCAGGGCGTGCCGATTGAGCAGGCCCTAGCCGCGAGCACGGCGGCCCCGGGGCGAGTGGCGCCGATCGCGATCGGCGACCGGCGCTACATGGACGGATTCGTCGGCGGGCCTTGCCCCGGAGGATGTTGGCCCAACCTGGATGGTGCCGCCGGCTACGGGCTGATCGTGGCAGTGACGCTGGGCAGCGGGCCGCAGCTGACACAGCAG
This genomic stretch from Dehalococcoidia bacterium harbors:
- a CDS encoding patatin-like phospholipase family protein, which produces MDPSAPATIGTSLRTDPARLAAGKETFMMNPRFALALRSGRPLGLTVRSVVLGAALALLLPACGGATPAARTAPSPSPNVRRALVLGGGGPTGRAFELGLLKGLRDAGIDLTQADLVVGTSAGAVLGSQIRAGESVDTLYAALLADPNSPSVAHGDPGYDPAYFQQTVQLINGAPEVTPALRIEVGKRALAAAKALSEDTQLRFIETDLGGLVHEWPGQPLKVAAGDVADGTMRFFDSTQGVPIEQALAASTAAPGRVAPIAIGDRRYMDGFVGGPCPGGCWPNLDGAAGYGLIVAVTLGSGPQLTQQIELLRSRGSRVVIISPDAESAAARGTDPFDLSRLAPTAAAGLRQAGTVATEVRSIWNERLPARR